One genomic region from Nodularia sp. LEGE 06071 encodes:
- a CDS encoding ArsR/SmtB family transcription factor, producing the protein MKFLYHPDRKDISLPGVLYALGDPVRLEIVRLLATQGEQCCAGFDFAIAKSTMSNHFKILRESGVVLTHKEGTQHINRLRQEDLEAIFPGLLEAVLKSAQPFLIYQQSTAHSR; encoded by the coding sequence ATGAAATTTTTATATCATCCAGACCGAAAAGATATTTCCTTACCAGGAGTGCTGTATGCTTTGGGCGATCCAGTGCGGCTAGAGATTGTGCGGTTGCTGGCGACTCAGGGAGAACAGTGTTGTGCGGGGTTTGATTTTGCGATCGCCAAGTCAACCATGTCCAATCACTTTAAAATTTTACGAGAGTCGGGAGTTGTGTTAACTCATAAAGAAGGTACACAACACATCAATCGGTTAAGGCAAGAGGATTTAGAGGCAATATTTCCAGGATTACTGGAGGCGGTGTTAAAGTCAGCACAACCGTTTCTGATCTATCAACAATCAACGGCGCACAGTCGTTAA
- a CDS encoding chemotaxis protein CheB: MPFECVVIGTSLGGLSALQIVLGNLPADFLIPIAIVQHRHKNSGNTLLGLLQKDSLLPIKEVEDKDKILPGQVYLAPPDYHLLIETGYFALSTDEPVSYARPSIDVLFESAADIYAEQAIGVILTGANHDGTQGLKKIKARGGMAIVQEPTTAESAIMPVAAISAVKVDGILSLSQIAQLLLKVCH, encoded by the coding sequence GTGCCTTTTGAATGTGTGGTTATTGGGACTTCGTTAGGAGGATTATCTGCACTGCAAATAGTTCTAGGAAATTTACCCGCGGACTTTCTCATCCCAATTGCTATTGTGCAACATCGGCACAAAAACTCAGGCAACACATTGCTGGGATTATTACAAAAAGACTCATTATTGCCAATCAAGGAGGTGGAGGATAAAGACAAAATTTTACCAGGACAGGTCTATCTGGCTCCACCAGACTATCATTTACTCATTGAAACAGGTTATTTTGCTCTTTCTACAGATGAGCCTGTTTCTTATGCTAGACCATCTATTGATGTGCTGTTTGAGTCGGCGGCTGATATATACGCAGAACAAGCAATTGGTGTTATATTGACAGGGGCAAATCACGATGGCACACAAGGTCTAAAAAAAATCAAAGCACGGGGAGGAATGGCTATTGTACAGGAACCTACAACGGCAGAAAGCGCAATTATGCCAGTAGCAGCAATATCTGCTGTGAAAGTAGATGGGATTTTGTCGCTTTCACAAATTGCCCAACTACTGCTTAAAGTTTGTCATTGA
- a CDS encoding ATP-binding protein has protein sequence MQPDSKVNILLVDDKLENLLALEAILEGLGQNLVKATSGEEALRCLLHQDFAVILLDVQMPGIDGFDTATLVRSRGRSRHTPIIFLTAFSTSDQMLFKGYALGAVDYLLKPIDTDILLSKVTVFVELFQKTQAVERQAGELTAINAELKQSEERFRSLSTCSPIGIFETDTEGVCKYSNPCYQEICGYTLAESLETRWLECVHPEEQEEAIASWSAYIRGGKEYSAEFRFKRTDGSQPWVKVRSSPMFSSHGELLGYVGTLENITERKQAEEVRAQVIREQTARQEAEATNRMKDEFLAVLSHELRTPLTSMLGWSKILRAKKLDEKATARALDAIERNAISQMKLIEDILDVSRIIRGELRLHLTVVNLISIIEAALESVQPLAETKNIELNPILDTSLNSVCGDPARLQQIVWNLLTNAIKFTPEGGKVEVLANTIESQGEDQLFPREEVRLSSSSAPLRFSKSAYAQIQVIDSGIGISPEFLPQVFDRFRQADSTTTRSHGGLGLGLAIVRHLVELHGGMISAASLGTKQGSTFTVKIPLMQENSNIKDGEEIWPGNATN, from the coding sequence ATGCAGCCGGATTCCAAAGTAAATATCCTTTTGGTGGACGATAAGCTGGAAAATTTACTGGCACTAGAGGCAATTTTGGAAGGATTAGGACAAAACCTAGTCAAAGCCACTTCTGGAGAAGAAGCTTTAAGGTGTCTGTTGCATCAGGATTTTGCCGTAATTTTACTAGATGTGCAAATGCCAGGGATTGATGGCTTTGACACTGCGACCCTAGTTCGTAGTCGCGGGCGATCGCGCCATACTCCGATTATCTTTCTCACAGCCTTTAGTACCAGCGATCAAATGCTGTTTAAAGGCTATGCTCTGGGAGCTGTGGATTATCTGCTTAAACCCATAGATACAGATATATTGCTCTCCAAAGTTACAGTATTTGTCGAACTTTTTCAGAAAACGCAAGCAGTTGAACGACAAGCAGGGGAACTCACAGCTATCAATGCGGAATTAAAGCAAAGTGAAGAACGGTTCCGTTCACTGAGTACCTGTTCACCGATTGGGATTTTTGAGACTGATACTGAAGGAGTCTGTAAATATAGTAATCCTTGCTATCAAGAAATTTGTGGCTATACTTTAGCCGAGAGTTTAGAAACCAGATGGCTGGAATGTGTACATCCCGAAGAACAAGAAGAAGCGATCGCTAGTTGGTCTGCCTATATTCGCGGAGGTAAGGAATATTCGGCAGAATTCCGCTTTAAAAGAACCGATGGTAGTCAACCTTGGGTTAAGGTTCGCTCTTCGCCCATGTTTTCTAGCCACGGTGAATTACTTGGTTATGTAGGGACTCTGGAAAATATTACTGAGCGTAAGCAAGCGGAAGAAGTTCGCGCTCAAGTGATTCGAGAACAGACGGCTAGGCAAGAAGCAGAGGCTACTAACCGGATGAAAGATGAGTTTTTGGCTGTGCTTTCCCATGAACTCCGCACACCTTTGACTTCCATGTTGGGTTGGTCAAAAATCCTCCGCGCTAAAAAACTTGACGAAAAAGCGACGGCGCGCGCTCTGGATGCTATTGAACGCAATGCGATCTCTCAAATGAAGCTGATTGAGGATATCTTAGATGTCTCGCGAATTATTCGTGGTGAGCTACGGTTGCATTTAACTGTGGTGAATCTGATTTCGATCATTGAAGCAGCTTTAGAGTCGGTGCAACCTCTGGCAGAAACCAAAAATATTGAATTAAATCCTATTCTGGATACTTCTCTCAACTCGGTTTGTGGAGATCCCGCCCGGTTGCAGCAAATTGTCTGGAATTTACTGACTAATGCGATTAAGTTCACTCCTGAAGGCGGTAAGGTAGAAGTCCTGGCTAATACTATAGAATCACAGGGGGAAGATCAGTTATTTCCCCGTGAAGAAGTTAGACTTTCGTCTAGTTCTGCTCCCCTGCGGTTTTCTAAATCTGCCTATGCCCAAATCCAAGTGATTGATTCAGGTATTGGCATTAGCCCAGAATTCTTACCTCAAGTTTTTGATCGTTTCCGACAGGCGGATAGTACCACAACGCGATCGCATGGTGGCTTGGGTTTAGGTCTGGCGATTGTGCGTCATCTCGTAGAATTACACGGCGGCATGATTTCCGCAGCCAGTTTGGGGACAAAACAGGGATCGACTTTTACTGTAAAAATACCCCTGATGCAAGAAAACAGTAATATTAAAGACGGTGAAGAAATATGGCCAGGAAATGCGACTAATTAA
- a CDS encoding CheR family methyltransferase: MNLPKPSLEDIEIKLLLEGIYQYYGYDYRNYALSSLKRRIQNFMRLEGLSNISALQERLLHERSCLARFLLSVTVNVTSMFRDPSFYLAFRNHVIPLLRTYPFIRIWHAGCSTGEEVYSMAILLQEEELYHRCRIYATDTNENVLQSAKNGIYPLNKMQEYTQLYLKTGGKRSFSEYYTAAYDHAIFRASLRDNVIFAQHNLANDSSFNEFNVILCRNVLIYFNQILQKQVHELFYHSLCTFGILGLGRQESLRFTDHEQYYHEIAKGEKLYRRLN, from the coding sequence ATTAGAGGGAATATATCAATACTACGGTTATGACTACCGTAATTATGCTTTATCTTCGCTCAAACGCCGGATTCAAAACTTTATGCGCTTGGAGGGTTTAAGTAATATTTCGGCATTACAAGAGCGATTACTTCATGAACGCAGCTGTCTAGCTAGATTTTTGCTGAGTGTGACAGTGAATGTAACATCAATGTTTCGAGATCCCAGCTTTTATTTAGCTTTTAGAAATCATGTTATCCCATTGTTACGCACCTATCCTTTTATTCGCATCTGGCACGCTGGATGTTCAACTGGAGAAGAAGTTTATTCAATGGCGATTCTGTTACAAGAAGAGGAACTTTACCACCGTTGCCGTATATATGCCACCGACACTAACGAAAATGTCCTACAAAGCGCCAAAAATGGGATTTATCCCTTAAATAAGATGCAAGAATATACTCAACTTTACCTAAAAACAGGCGGGAAGCGCTCTTTTTCAGAATATTACACTGCGGCTTATGATCATGCTATATTTAGAGCATCTCTGAGAGATAATGTGATTTTTGCACAGCATAATCTGGCTAATGACAGTTCTTTTAATGAATTTAATGTCATACTTTGCCGAAACGTTTTAATATATTTTAATCAGATACTTCAAAAGCAAGTACATGAGCTATTTTATCACAGTCTTTGCACCTTTGGTATCTTAGGTTTAGGTCGGCAAGAATCCCTCAGATTTACTGACCATGAGCAGTACTATCATGAAATAGCTAAGGGTGAAAAGCTTTACCGGAGGCTAAACTAG
- the trxA gene encoding thioredoxin — protein sequence MSSVTNVTEATFKKEVLESEIPVLVDFWAPWCGPCRMVTPVVDEVAGEYAGQVKVVKLNTDQNPTVASHYGIRSIPTLMVFKGGRQVDIVVGAVQKTTLAQTLGQYIKQ from the coding sequence ATGTCATCCGTTACAAATGTCACAGAAGCCACATTTAAAAAAGAAGTTCTGGAAAGTGAAATTCCAGTCTTAGTGGACTTTTGGGCCCCTTGGTGTGGTCCTTGTCGGATGGTGACTCCAGTTGTCGATGAAGTTGCTGGCGAATATGCAGGACAAGTAAAAGTCGTAAAACTGAACACAGATCAAAACCCGACTGTTGCTAGCCATTACGGTATTCGGAGCATTCCCACACTCATGGTATTTAAGGGGGGACGACAAGTTGATATAGTCGTGGGTGCAGTACAAAAAACTACCTTAGCTCAAACTTTAGGGCAGTATATTAAACAATAA